From the genome of Glycine max cultivar Williams 82 chromosome 2, Glycine_max_v4.0, whole genome shotgun sequence, one region includes:
- the LOC100800920 gene encoding plant cysteine oxidase 4, with the protein MERSKIQVLYDASHAVFSQEGLPTFQQIHYLKTLLDKIEAIDVGVDESGLCDSPTSDATVDSSSSSSNSKGLLCGHGFSEITYIHIHECDYFSMGVFCLPAGKVFPLHDHPGMTVLSKLLYGSTCVKAYDWIALDCAGSQTIGLAGRVVDEVIKAPQEPSILFPRSGGNIHSFTALTPCAILDVLSPPYSEEFGRPSTYFSDIPIPSLNGYAILEEKPMPSNLVVQGAPYLGPSIVTVDHYNFGQIDFDNHV; encoded by the exons ATGGAAAGGAGCAAAATACAAGTGCTTTATGATGCTAGCCATGCCGTGTTTTCTCAAGAGGGGCTTCCAACCTTTCAACAAATCCACTATCTAAAAACTTTGCTAG ACAAAATTGAAGCTATTGATGTAGGAGTCGACGAGTCCGGGTTGTGTGATTCTCCAACATCAGACGCAACCGTTgatagcagcagcagcagcagcaacagcaaGGGTTTGCTTTGTGGACACGGATTCTCTGAGAtaacatacattcacattcatGAATGTGACTATTTCTCT ATGGGTGTATTCTGTCTTCCAGCAGGAAAAGTGTTTCCACTTCATGATCACCCGGGAATGACAGTGTTGAGTAAGCTCTTGTATGGCTCTACCTGTGTCAAAGCTTATGACTGGATCGCATTGGATTGTGCTGGAAGCCAAACAA TAGGATTGGCTGGGAGGGTAGTGGATGAAGTAATCAAAGCACCACAGGAACCATCCATATTATTTCCAAGAAGTGGTGGCAATATTCATTCTTTCACAGCGTTGACGCCATGTGCAATACTAGACGTGCTATCTCCACCATACTCTGAAGAGTTTGGAAGGCCTTCCACTTACTTCTCAGATATCCCTATCCCTTCTCTTAatg GTTATGCCATACTTGAAGAGAAACCAATGCCTAGTAACCTAGTTGTTCAAGGAGCACCATACCTTGGACCTTCAATTGTAACCGTTGACCATTACAACTTCGGTCAAATCGATTTTGATAATCACGTGTAA